A window of Candidatus Poribacteria bacterium contains these coding sequences:
- a CDS encoding DUF1080 domain-containing protein, with product MKSRGLKFGVFTLFLLILISADAPFCISEVLFEDDFEKNAIDKGKWAPTGTWSADGKELTVNGGEVGITVKNDFTDFEFSVDFNMVNPLWAANWVMRAEDPNNCTLVQIVADGRDQFWWFTRVGGNYIVKDEDKLDNESGIHAELGKWYTIKIVAEGERYDLYLGERGKELALSCTWKDDTNNKGGIGFRAGGGEHSLYDNVLVTTVGHSFAVDPHNSLSTLWGALKQP from the coding sequence ATGAAATCAAGAGGATTGAAATTCGGTGTCTTTACACTCTTTTTACTCATACTCATCTCAGCGGACGCGCCCTTTTGTATTAGCGAAGTGCTGTTTGAGGATGACTTTGAGAAAAACGCAATTGACAAAGGCAAATGGGCACCTACAGGCACCTGGTCCGCGGATGGCAAGGAACTGACGGTTAACGGTGGAGAAGTCGGGATTACTGTCAAAAATGACTTTACCGATTTTGAGTTCTCCGTTGACTTCAATATGGTAAACCCGCTATGGGCAGCGAATTGGGTCATGCGTGCGGAAGATCCAAACAATTGCACGCTGGTTCAAATTGTGGCAGACGGTCGCGATCAATTCTGGTGGTTTACACGAGTTGGTGGTAATTATATCGTTAAAGACGAAGATAAGTTAGACAACGAATCAGGTATACACGCTGAACTTGGCAAATGGTATACGATAAAGATCGTTGCCGAAGGTGAGCGTTACGACCTCTATCTCGGTGAGCGTGGCAAAGAACTCGCATTATCTTGCACATGGAAAGATGATACCAATAACAAGGGGGGCATAGGTTTCAGAGCCGGTGGCGGCGAACATAGCCTCTATGACAATGTGTTAGTTACAACCGTAGGACACAGTTTCGCAGTAGA
- a CDS encoding MoaD/ThiS family protein, with protein sequence MPIVAIPSLLRNLTNGEDSVTVPGATIREVINNLETRYPGMKARLCEDDRIKPGLAVYINGLLTRGSILESVDEDAEIHFLPAIGGGISETFH encoded by the coding sequence ATGCCAATCGTAGCCATCCCATCCCTCCTACGTAACCTAACAAATGGCGAAGACAGTGTTACTGTGCCTGGTGCCACTATCCGAGAAGTCATCAATAATTTAGAGACCCGTTATCCGGGTATGAAAGCGCGGCTGTGTGAAGATGATCGCATTAAGCCTGGACTCGCTGTCTACATCAACGGACTTCTCACACGCGGCAGTATCCTCGAAAGTGTTGACGAAGACGCAGAGATTCATTTCCTCCCTGCCATCGGTGGTGGTATATCAGAAACATTCCATTAA